In Leptospira saintgironsiae, one genomic interval encodes:
- a CDS encoding histidine kinase dimerization/phosphoacceptor domain -containing protein, whose product MFEIVDIPGLPRKKFLFGIAIVVGFISSGILGFEFLTGNHTFRPGYTVAGITSILCCFLLYKSRYKEAVYLTSFLFTLALGLGVVYGPGVKNAAVWFPVLVFFQLYFFNRKMAVVAMFYCLGLIFWKTGLSIGSTGSEIYTDSIASLCVLTLFAVLIGANMDKLILDKDVLLKELSHRVRNNMQVILGMVSFLKDSEHSMETRNVLQILERRILALASVHTVSQDAEHVQSVSMGEVIDNYLNRIVSKYKALPNVDPVAKHYQLDVKEANLLLLVLGEIVSATSDSVTNHVEDLKISFRNPTVKTLELQVEGASLVEGDWSRFSRDLLSHSGGDLKVDPSGVGRVSASLVTLRR is encoded by the coding sequence ATGTTTGAAATCGTAGATATCCCAGGTTTACCTCGCAAAAAATTTCTTTTTGGTATCGCGATTGTAGTAGGCTTTATTTCCTCCGGGATCTTAGGCTTTGAGTTTTTAACAGGCAATCATACATTCAGGCCTGGATATACAGTCGCCGGAATCACTTCAATTCTATGTTGTTTTCTACTTTATAAGTCTAGATACAAAGAAGCAGTTTATCTTACTTCTTTTTTATTCACTTTAGCTTTAGGACTTGGGGTTGTTTATGGTCCTGGTGTTAAAAATGCTGCGGTCTGGTTTCCAGTTTTAGTTTTTTTCCAACTCTATTTTTTCAATCGTAAGATGGCAGTGGTTGCGATGTTTTACTGTTTAGGGCTTATCTTTTGGAAGACCGGACTTTCGATCGGATCGACTGGAAGTGAAATTTATACAGATTCAATAGCATCACTTTGTGTTCTTACGTTATTCGCCGTTTTAATTGGCGCGAATATGGACAAACTGATCTTGGACAAAGATGTTCTTTTGAAAGAGCTTTCTCACCGGGTCAGGAATAATATGCAAGTGATCTTGGGTATGGTTTCTTTTCTAAAAGACTCGGAACATTCTATGGAAACTAGGAATGTTTTACAAATTTTAGAAAGAAGAATATTGGCTCTTGCCTCAGTTCATACGGTCTCTCAAGACGCAGAACATGTACAAAGTGTTTCTATGGGAGAAGTGATTGATAATTATCTAAATCGAATCGTTTCTAAATACAAGGCTCTTCCAAATGTAGATCCGGTTGCAAAACATTATCAGTTAGATGTGAAAGAAGCGAACCTTCTTCTTTTAGTTTTGGGAGAGATAGTATCAGCCACTTCTGACTCGGTTACGAATCATGTAGAAGATCTAAAGATCAGTTTTAGGAATCCTACAGTTAAAACTTTAGAACTTCAAGTAGAAGGCGCAAGTTTAGTAGAAGGAGATTGGAGTCGTTTTTCTAGAGATCTGCTTAGCCATTCCGGTGGAGATCTAAAAGTGGATCCGAGTGGTGTCGGGAGAGTTTCGGCTAGCTTAGTAACTTTAAGAAGGTAA